GCGGAGGCGTACCTCACCGTCCTCGGTGGCGACGGCGACACCGAAGTTAGCCCGCTCGTCGACTCGTTCCTCGGGAAGATCGGCTTCGCGCTGTTCTTGCCGCTGGCGGGCTTTCTCGACGTCCTGCCGTTTAACTTCGCGGGCTTCGTTGGCGGGATCGAGAACTTCTATCAGGTCGAGGGATCGCTCTCCGTGTTCGGCGACTGGGCAGTGTTTACGGCGGCCAACTTGCTGTTCTGGACCGGGTGGATCAACGTTCAGCTGGGCTTTTTTAACTGCATCCCGGCGTTCCCGCTCGACGGCGGCCACATCCTTCGGACCAGCACGGAGGCCGTCGTCTCGCGGCTGCCGATCGACGCCACTCGGGGGATGGTCCGAATGGTAACGACGACGGTCGGGCTGGCGATGCTCGCCAGCTTCCTGCTGATGCTGTTCGGACCGCAGCTACTGAACTGAACGGCCCCTCAGAACCGACGACGGCGGCTACTCCTCTTCGTCGATCCCGTGGCGCTCGTAGAACTCCTCGGGGGTGTCCTCGATGCGTTCGAAGTCGGTATCGAAGTAGTGTTCGTGATGCCGGACGACCTGCTCGACGATCCAGGCGCTGAACGTCTCGTCGAACCGCCACTCGTCGTCGGGTTCGGGAATCTCGAACCGTTCGTCCGTCGCAAACGCCGCGTAGACGTGGAAGAATCCGAGGATGACGTCGGCGAAATCCCGGGCGTTCTCGGTGCTCGACTCCCGGCGGTCGGTAAGTTCCGCGTGGCCGTCCTCGGTCAGCTCGAAGTACTTCCGGTCGGGTTCGTCCTCGCGTTCGATCCGTTCGGCCCACCCCTTCTCCTCGAACTTGTAGAGGATGGGGTACACCGAGCCGTAGGACGGTTCCCAGTGGCCGCCACTGATATCGCGGATCTCCTTGAGAATCTCGTAGCCGTAGCGGGGTTTCTCCTCGAGCAGTTCGAGGACGAGATACGCGATCACTCCCTTCGGCGGGCCACTCTTCCGCATGTGATCCGAGATTTTAACGGACGTACGTAAAGGGTTTCGGTCACCCCATTCGCGAGAGCCGAGGGGCGCGCGACCGATCGAGGGCTAACGGATCCGCCGATCGCCGTCGTCAGCGATTCGAACCGCCCGGTGGGTTCTAGCGACCGATGGGGGGACACTCTGTACCGAGTGTACTGTCGAGGCCGGCTTGGAAGACGTGTCGGATTCGCCCGCTGACCGACGGTCGAGAGGATAGTCGAAACGACTCGGCGTCGGTCGCCAAGAGCTACTCCTCGCGGAGTTCGACGGCACCGGCCATCTCCTCCGGGTGTGTCTCACAGAGATACTGTTCGACCTCCGTGGTCACCTCGGCCTCGAACGTCGTCGACGCTCCGTCGTCCTCGAGGAACGCCGTGGACGCGACGGGGTCGGAGCCATCCCACAGTGCGAAGTTGTGGACGTCTCCGTCCACGTTCGTGACCCGGAACTCGTACTCGCGACCCTCGTAGAGAACGATATCCGGATTCTCCACGTCCTCGATCGCCTCGGGCTCGACACCGATCCAGCCGTCGGTGTCGGCCTCGAATTCCAGCGTCGAAACGTCCTCCCACTCGTCTTCGGGAGGGTCCGGATCGTCCTCGTCGGCTTCCTCGGAGACGGTTTCGTCACTCTCGTTCTGGTCGGGTACCCCCTCGCCGTCGCCCGTCCCTTCGGTACAGCCGGCGGCGAGTGCGACTCCGGCAGTCGCACCGACCAGCCGGAGCGTCGATCGGCGCGAGCGTGGCTCGGTTCGGGTCATCAGTTCCGTTTCGTTCTCGAAACACCTGAAGGAGCGGCAGACATTCGCGGGGGTTCGATAATCGAACGGCAGCACGAAACCCCGTCCTTCTTGTCGACGCCGGCCTAACCCGCGCGTATGGAACGACGACGACCGCCACAGACCGAAGAGGGCTGGTACGTGCTCCACGATTTCCGGTCGATCGACTGGGACGCCTGGCGGGACGCTCCCGAACGGCACCGCTCGAGCGCGCTCGAGGACGGGATCGACTTCCTCGGGGCCGCCGAGGACGCCGTCGACGCCGAGGACGGCGAGTCGGCGACGTTCGCCGTCCTCGGGCACAAGGCCGACCTGCTGGTGCTCCATCTGCGGCCGACGCTTTCCGACATCGACGCCCTGGAGCGTGGGTTCGAGCAGACCGCGCTTGCGGAGTACACCGAACGGGCGGACTCGTATCTCTCGGTGACCGAGGTCTCGGGGTACATGTCCGAGGAGTTCTTCGAGGACGACGCGGAGGTCGAGGACACCGGGATGCGCCGGTACATCGAGACCCGACTCGAGCCGTCGATCCCCGACAGCGAGTTCGTCAGCTTCTACCCGATGGACAAACGCCGCGGCGACGAGGACAACTGGTACGACCTGCCGTTCGACGAGCGGGCCGACCACCTCTCGAGCCACGGCGAGATCGGCAAGGAGTACGCGGGCCGGGTCACCCAGATCATCTCCGGCAGCATCGGCCTGGACGACTTCGAGTGGGGCGTGACGCTGTTCGCCGACGACCCGACCGACGTCAAGGATCTGCTCTACGAGATGCGGTTCGACCCCTCGACCTCCCGGTTCGCCGAGTTCGGTCGGTTCCTCTCCGGGCGGCGGTTTCCGCCCGAGCAGCTCGGGGCCTTCCTTGCGGGTGAGCCGATTCCACAGGACGAATCCGATCCCCACGGCGGTCACCACCACGGCGAGTCGGGCGCCCACCACGACACCGACACCCATCACGGCGATTCCGACGGCCACCACGGTGGAGACGACGAGGACGAGGAGTCGGTCCGCAGCGAACTCGAGGAGATAGGCGTCTACGCGGGCCAGCCCCACGGCGAGGACGTCCACGCCGTCGTCCTCTACTCGGCGGCCAACCCCGAGGAGCTGTTCGAGGAAGTCGAGGGCCTGCGGACGAACTTCGACCACTACGACACCCACGTCAAGACCGCCGTCTACGAACCCAGCGAGCTCGCCGACGATGAGAGCGAAACCGCCGTTGTCAGCCTCTGGGAGACGGAACGTGCGGCGAACACCGCCGCCGGGTTCCTCGCCGACCTTCCCGAAATCGTTCGACAGGCGGGCGACGATAGGGCGCCTGCCGGCGCCGATGGCGAGCGGGGCGACGACCCCGCGAGCGACGACTCCTGGGGGACGATGGGGATGTTCTACGCGGTCAAGCCCGAGCACCGCGGGGACTTCGTCGACACCTTCGAGGACGCCGGCGCGCTGTTGGCGGACATGAAGGGCCACCGGAAGACCGACCTGCTGGTCAACCGCGAGGACGAGAACGACATGTTCATCGCCAGCCGCTGGGACTCCCGCGAGGACGCCATGCAGTTCTTCCGCAGCGACGCCTTCGCCGACGCCGTCGAGTTCGGCCGAGACGTCCTCGAGGAGCGTCCTCGACACGTCTTCCTGGCCTAGAGGGGGTCCGACGGACCGACTCCGTCGTAGAAGAAATACCCCGCAACTCCGGCCAGTCCGAGCACGAGCGTGATGTAGGGCCAGTTACCGGTGTCGTGGTCGGTCAGGTGGCCGTGGACAACGACGAAGGCCGCGAAGCCGGCGTTTCCCATTGCCATCGCGAGCAGAAACGGTGCGAGCTCCATCGTTCGTGTGATTCGGCGTCGGTCCAATAGCCGTTTCGAACCGCCGTGATCCGTTCGGCACTCGCCGCGATCCGTTCCTGTGGCGGCGTTTCGAACGTAGCGCTGACGATCGAAAGTCGACCGGCGTACAGAACGCGACGCTGCCCACAGAGGAGAAACTCGATCAGTCGAAGTCGTGGTCCGGGTCGTCCTCGACCTGGCGTTTCATCGATTCGCGGCGGGATTTGGCGTCCCGTCCGGTCGCCTCGAGCAGGAAGTCGTTTTTCGCGTCGACGGCCTCGCCTGCGGCCTCGAGCTCGTCGGGGCCGAGCTCGGTCGGATCGCGCTCGTGGAACTCGACGGCGAGTTTGTCCTTCTTCCCGGAGTATTCGACGGCGCCGACGACGATTCTCTCGAAGACGGGGTTGGTAGGCTCCTCGATGACGAACAGGTCGCTTCCCTTGTACTCCTCGGTGGCCGTAATCGGGCCGAAGTAGTCCTCGACGGTTCCTTCCATGTCGGGGATTCGCTCCTCGAGATACTCACCGCGGCGCATCTTGTACTCCTTCATGGATTGGAGATACACGGGGGAGTGTTTACCTCTTTTCATAGCCGCTGTCGGGTCTCCGGGCCGCCCCGGGCGAAACGCGATCGATTCGAGACGGTGAGAGGAAACCGAACCGCTCACCCGAGAGCGGCACCGATCCGATCAGCGGTCGGGCTGGACACCGAGATACCCTTTCCGGCAGTCGGGACAGATATCCCCGGTCCGGAGCGAGCTGCGGTCGCTGCCCGCGGTGAACCCACACCGCGGGCAGTGGAGCTGCGCCTGGCCGTCGCCACCGGGGATCCCGCCCTCGCTGCCGGGCGTCGGCGCCTCGCTGGCCCGTTCGATCCCGCTGCCCGGCTCGGCGACCGACTCCGCGTCGTTCGCCGTCTCCGGGTCGTCGGCTGCCGGCGGGCCGCCAGCGGCCGTCTCCGGGGCTGGCTCGGCTTCGCCACGATCCGAGGACGGCTCGGTCGTTCCGGTGTCGAGCAAGATCGCGTCGTCCTCGAGCGGCTCGGACTCCCTGTCGGGCCAGTCCTCGTCGTCGCTTTCGGGCGTAGTCTCGATCGGCGGTCCGACGTCACTGGAGTCCGGCCACTCGCCGTACTCACGCTCCCGGGCGGGCGTTCCGTCGTCCTCGAGGATCTCGCCGTCGTCGGTGACGGGATCGCCGTTTTCGTCGGTCGGGAGCTCGATCCCGGTGTCGGCGGTGTTGCCCCGATCCGACGGCTCTGGCCGGGTGTCGGCGGCACCCTGCGGGTCCGCTTCGGACGTGGCCTCTCGCGGCCCGATCCCGGCTTCGGTCGTCGGGGCGTCGGCTCCGTTCGCTCCGGGAAACTCGTACTCGGTCTCGGTTGGTTCCGATCGACGCTCGGGGTCGGCGTCGACCGCGCCGTCCTCGTCGGCGTCGATGAACGTCGCGTCAGTCTCACCCGTTTCGGCGGCAAACGCGCCAGTGTTGCCGGAGTCGGGGTCCGCTCCGGGTGGCTCTGCCGACCGGGGTGTGGATCGCGGCTCCGAGGCATCGGGTCGCGGGTCGACGTCGTCCGTCGAGATGCTCCGCACTTCGGTGTTCTCGCTGACGACGTGTCTGTCCCCACACTGCGTACACTCTTCGTACTCCCGGACGGTGAGGACGACCTCGCTCCCCCGCTCCTCGCGCTCGCGTTCGACGGCAACGTCTCCGTAGTCGTGACCGAGCAACGAACATCGCAGGCCCATGCTCTCACCGTATCAAGTCAGGCCATAAAAAACGTACTGCATGGTCGGTGCCGCCGTTCTGTCGGCTCCGGACCCGCTGGAGCCGAAGAACCGAGATCGAACGACAAACGTCAAATCCCGGGTCGACGAATAGGCGTACGGATGAGAGCAAAGCGGGAGTACCGGGATCGGGCGGAGACCGAGGTGGCGGTACTCGACGCGCTCGTCGACCGCGCCGAGGAGGGGATGACGATCTTCGAACTCCGCGCGGCGGCCGAGGTTGACATCGACGAGCTCGAGGCAGCGCTCGCAACGCTCAAGGAAGACGATCTGATCGACGTCGAGTCCAACACCAGCGAGACGGTCATCAAACCCGACGACCGCGTCGTTCCCGAGGTCCCGACCGACGACGAGGACGACCAGTCGGTCGGCGACTGGCTTCGCGACCGGCTTCCCTTTTGAATCGAAACGCCTGAAGGTGTCGGTCCCCTTTCGGCGTTCATGAGCGTTATCGAGTCCATTCACGCGGATCTCGGAGCCACGTTCGGCGACCGTGCCGGCCGAACGGTCGTCGAACACTACGGTCGACCCGAGCGGACCCACCGCGCGGTCAGAAACGGGGTCGGACTGTTCGAGGCCGCCTACGGCGTCGTCGTCGTCGAGGGCGAGGACCGACTCGAGTACGTCGACAACGTCGTCTCGAATCGGGTTCCGAGCGAGGACGGACAGGGCTGTTACGCGCTCGTCCTCGGTCCACAGGGCCGCATCGAGATCGAGCTCTACGTCTACAACGCCGGCGAGCGACTGCTGCTGTTTACCCCGCCCGCCCACGCCGACGAGCTCGCCGCAGAGTGGGCCGAGAAGGTCTTTATCCAGGACGTCGAGATCCGGGTCGGGACCGACGACTACGCCATCTTCGGCGTCCACGGCCCCCAGGCCACCGAGAAGATCGCGAGCGTGCTCAACGGCGCCGCCTCCCCTGACCAACGCTACTCGTTCGTCCGGGGCACGATGGGCGACGACGGCGTTACGGTCGTCCGCACCGACGCGCTTACCGGCGAGGAGAGCTACGAGGTCGTCTGTGCCGCCGACGCGGCCGAGGACGTCTACGACGTCCTGTTGAACCAGGGGCTCAACGCC
This genomic window from Natronococcus occultus SP4 contains:
- a CDS encoding PadR family transcriptional regulator, coding for MRKSGPPKGVIAYLVLELLEEKPRYGYEILKEIRDISGGHWEPSYGSVYPILYKFEEKGWAERIEREDEPDRKYFELTEDGHAELTDRRESSTENARDFADVILGFFHVYAAFATDERFEIPEPDDEWRFDETFSAWIVEQVVRHHEHYFDTDFERIEDTPEEFYERHGIDEEE
- a CDS encoding heme-binding protein encodes the protein MERRRPPQTEEGWYVLHDFRSIDWDAWRDAPERHRSSALEDGIDFLGAAEDAVDAEDGESATFAVLGHKADLLVLHLRPTLSDIDALERGFEQTALAEYTERADSYLSVTEVSGYMSEEFFEDDAEVEDTGMRRYIETRLEPSIPDSEFVSFYPMDKRRGDEDNWYDLPFDERADHLSSHGEIGKEYAGRVTQIISGSIGLDDFEWGVTLFADDPTDVKDLLYEMRFDPSTSRFAEFGRFLSGRRFPPEQLGAFLAGEPIPQDESDPHGGHHHGESGAHHDTDTHHGDSDGHHGGDDEDEESVRSELEEIGVYAGQPHGEDVHAVVLYSAANPEELFEEVEGLRTNFDHYDTHVKTAVYEPSELADDESETAVVSLWETERAANTAAGFLADLPEIVRQAGDDRAPAGADGERGDDPASDDSWGTMGMFYAVKPEHRGDFVDTFEDAGALLADMKGHRKTDLLVNREDENDMFIASRWDSREDAMQFFRSDAFADAVEFGRDVLEERPRHVFLA
- a CDS encoding DUF5611 family protein, whose translation is MKEYKMRRGEYLEERIPDMEGTVEDYFGPITATEEYKGSDLFVIEEPTNPVFERIVVGAVEYSGKKDKLAVEFHERDPTELGPDELEAAGEAVDAKNDFLLEATGRDAKSRRESMKRQVEDDPDHDFD
- a CDS encoding DUF7093 family protein is translated as MGLRCSLLGHDYGDVAVEREREERGSEVVLTVREYEECTQCGDRHVVSENTEVRSISTDDVDPRPDASEPRSTPRSAEPPGADPDSGNTGAFAAETGETDATFIDADEDGAVDADPERRSEPTETEYEFPGANGADAPTTEAGIGPREATSEADPQGAADTRPEPSDRGNTADTGIELPTDENGDPVTDDGEILEDDGTPAREREYGEWPDSSDVGPPIETTPESDDEDWPDRESEPLEDDAILLDTGTTEPSSDRGEAEPAPETAAGGPPAADDPETANDAESVAEPGSGIERASEAPTPGSEGGIPGGDGQAQLHCPRCGFTAGSDRSSLRTGDICPDCRKGYLGVQPDR
- a CDS encoding DUF6432 family protein, which produces MRAKREYRDRAETEVAVLDALVDRAEEGMTIFELRAAAEVDIDELEAALATLKEDDLIDVESNTSETVIKPDDRVVPEVPTDDEDDQSVGDWLRDRLPF
- the ygfZ gene encoding CAF17-like 4Fe-4S cluster assembly/insertion protein YgfZ encodes the protein MSVIESIHADLGATFGDRAGRTVVEHYGRPERTHRAVRNGVGLFEAAYGVVVVEGEDRLEYVDNVVSNRVPSEDGQGCYALVLGPQGRIEIELYVYNAGERLLLFTPPAHADELAAEWAEKVFIQDVEIRVGTDDYAIFGVHGPQATEKIASVLNGAASPDQRYSFVRGTMGDDGVTVVRTDALTGEESYEVVCAADAAEDVYDVLLNQGLNAAPFGYRTRDTLSLEAGSPLFETELEGQIPNVLGLRNALDFEKGCYVGQEVVSRVENRGQPSKRLVGLELEGEDVPEAGAAVFDGDSSVGEITRADTSPLLEEPIALAVVEFGLEAETVTVRVGGEEVPAARTALPFVEGSDRSDRLPTYEPAE